The Hyalangium gracile genome includes a window with the following:
- a CDS encoding AI-2E family transporter yields MHVVRSEPSSELSEEEARRIDLTWSAVMVTALGLVFALLAVFGGVAVPVLLGLSGAYVFNPVVSLLERHKVDRTWGTTIVFAGCTLAMAGAVLYLIPVFQEEAAKLPDFFRRASTQVIPHVEGLLGLSLPEFVNQRTAELGAKASELLQSAGPTAAKLAARFAGNTARFVATLLGLAVVPVLGFFFLKDYPRLVRLVRELIPRRAVGLVSQRFSEVDDVLSAFVRSQLTVGSILSVIYATGLSIARIDMAIVIGVIAGFGNMVPYLGTAVGMVLAMLGLMLSWQGPWQLAVIGGTFLVAQMSEGLVITPRIVGEKVGLTPVTVIIAILAFGELFGFVGILLAVPVGAILKVVLRVVVLRYQRTPLYTGEASKP; encoded by the coding sequence CTGCATGTCGTGCGTTCCGAGCCGTCCTCGGAGCTGTCCGAGGAGGAGGCGCGGAGGATCGACCTCACCTGGTCGGCGGTGATGGTGACGGCGCTGGGCCTGGTGTTCGCGCTGCTCGCGGTGTTCGGAGGGGTGGCGGTGCCGGTGCTGCTGGGCCTGTCGGGCGCCTACGTCTTCAACCCGGTGGTGAGCCTGCTCGAGCGGCACAAGGTGGACCGGACGTGGGGCACGACGATCGTGTTCGCGGGCTGCACGCTGGCGATGGCGGGGGCGGTGCTCTACCTGATCCCGGTGTTCCAGGAGGAGGCGGCCAAGCTGCCGGACTTCTTCCGCCGGGCGAGCACGCAGGTCATCCCCCATGTGGAAGGGCTGCTGGGGCTGTCGCTGCCGGAGTTCGTGAACCAGCGGACCGCGGAGCTGGGAGCGAAGGCCTCCGAGCTGCTCCAGAGCGCCGGGCCCACCGCGGCGAAGCTGGCCGCGCGCTTCGCGGGCAACACGGCGCGGTTCGTGGCGACGCTGCTCGGGTTGGCGGTGGTGCCGGTGCTGGGGTTCTTCTTCCTGAAGGACTACCCGCGGCTGGTGCGGCTGGTGCGGGAGCTCATCCCTCGGCGCGCGGTGGGGCTGGTGAGCCAGCGCTTCAGCGAGGTGGATGACGTGCTCTCGGCCTTCGTGCGCAGTCAGCTCACGGTGGGCTCGATCCTCTCGGTCATCTACGCCACGGGGCTGTCCATCGCCCGGATCGACATGGCGATCGTCATCGGAGTCATCGCGGGCTTCGGGAACATGGTGCCCTACCTGGGAACGGCGGTGGGGATGGTGCTGGCGATGCTGGGCCTGATGCTGTCCTGGCAGGGCCCCTGGCAGCTCGCGGTGATTGGAGGGACCTTCCTGGTGGCGCAGATGTCCGAGGGCCTCGTCATCACCCCGCGCATCGTGGGCGAGAAGGTGGGGCTGACGCCGGTGACGGTCATCATCGCGATCCTGGCCTTCGGAGAGCTGTTCGGCTTCGTGGGCATCCTGCTCGCGGTGCCCGTGGGCGCGATCCTCAAGGTGGTGCTGCGCGTGGTGGTGCTGCGCTACCAGCGGACGCCGCTGTACACCGGCGAGGCCTCCAAGCCGTGA
- a CDS encoding FecR family protein codes for MKAWLGSTVAARGLLMATLLVPGLALASIGKVSVLEGTAKRTNGEESEALKVGSEIELNDTIEVGKASNLKLTLNDESVVMLSEDSQLTIDEATFEGQERKGFVARLGLGKVWARVKKAVAGSESKFEVKTERAVAGVRGTIFRVDYGTRAAKALMPANKLRMVVRVVEGRVVVAARLPRQVVPGQVPSTSGAPKGERKQVPGPQEITQEEWEEKFIELQARQQWEVGDKLEAKALDTNAMKDAFGRFVDRNQ; via the coding sequence GTGAAGGCATGGCTTGGATCGACGGTGGCGGCGCGGGGGCTGCTGATGGCCACGCTGCTGGTGCCAGGGCTGGCGCTGGCGAGCATCGGGAAGGTCTCGGTGCTGGAGGGCACGGCGAAGCGGACGAACGGCGAGGAGTCGGAGGCGCTGAAGGTGGGCTCGGAGATCGAGCTCAACGACACCATCGAGGTGGGCAAGGCCTCCAACCTGAAGCTCACGCTGAACGACGAGAGCGTGGTGATGCTCTCGGAGGACAGCCAGCTCACGATCGACGAGGCCACCTTCGAGGGACAGGAGCGCAAGGGCTTCGTGGCGAGGCTCGGGCTGGGGAAGGTCTGGGCGAGGGTGAAGAAGGCGGTGGCGGGCTCGGAGTCGAAGTTCGAGGTGAAGACGGAGCGAGCGGTGGCGGGGGTGCGCGGCACGATCTTCCGGGTGGACTACGGGACCCGTGCGGCGAAGGCGCTGATGCCGGCCAACAAGCTGCGCATGGTGGTGCGAGTGGTGGAGGGGCGCGTGGTGGTGGCGGCCCGGCTTCCCAGGCAGGTGGTGCCGGGGCAGGTGCCGTCGACCAGCGGGGCGCCGAAGGGCGAGCGGAAGCAGGTGCCCGGGCCCCAGGAGATCACCCAGGAGGAGTGGGAGGAGAAGTTCATCGAGCTCCAGGCCCGGCAGCAGTGGGAGGTGGGCGACAAGCTGGAGGCGAAGGCGCTGGACACGAACGCAATGAAGGACGCGTTTGGCCGTTTCGTGGATAGGAACCAGTAG
- a CDS encoding PEGA domain-containing protein has translation MRGWGWATMVCGVLGCAGRSDEPATMAQARELLRNAESPSGDVVLRCDPPDGVVFLDGVAQGLCSDFRGAPRGLRVGEGLHQIEVKKEGYWPYTTYIEPHKARAVLNVQLRPMGTEKTPEGSTP, from the coding sequence ATGCGCGGCTGGGGCTGGGCCACGATGGTGTGTGGGGTGCTGGGCTGCGCCGGGCGCTCGGACGAGCCGGCGACGATGGCCCAGGCGCGGGAGTTGCTGCGCAACGCCGAGTCACCGAGCGGAGACGTGGTGCTGCGGTGCGATCCTCCGGACGGGGTGGTCTTCCTGGACGGAGTGGCCCAGGGGCTGTGCAGCGACTTCCGGGGAGCGCCCCGGGGGCTGAGGGTGGGCGAGGGGCTGCACCAGATCGAGGTGAAGAAGGAAGGCTACTGGCCGTACACCACCTATATCGAGCCCCATAAGGCGCGAGCCGTGCTGAACGTGCAGCTGCGGCCGATGGGGACCGAGAAGACGCCGGAGGGGAGTACTCCGTGA
- a CDS encoding flagellar assembly protein T N-terminal domain-containing protein has translation MNALKLTVLCYLAATVALAGDKQPELVTQEATGEAAIVDNNRDKAFQDAKNAALREAVEQVVGVLVSSTTLTANNQLISDRILSRSDGYVRKYDVLEKQEDKGVVRVKVRAQVGTAQLDRDLQAVRALIDRLAGGRLLIVLQEQSAGPDKVITQTNVLSQILAETFQKDGWRIIDPAFAAGKLEVSSGVSLLTPEKKVIQDLRSADYIITGTVTMRHEPPNAAFPLSGYYPVTGEFELKVFATDSGTQIAHLSDGFNSQGVSVSVSYERTAHSIAKTRGQKIVDEVRKAVVNHLSSSEQNGKAVVVTVLGLADYASVGEFKKLLAQAVTGLRDVKQGDFVKGKATFDAFFVGTTDDFAEALSKKTYKGKKVSVTGVTGNTVEITLAK, from the coding sequence ATGAACGCGTTGAAGCTGACGGTACTCTGCTACCTGGCGGCCACGGTGGCGCTGGCGGGGGACAAGCAGCCGGAGCTGGTGACCCAGGAGGCCACGGGCGAGGCGGCCATCGTGGACAACAACCGCGACAAGGCCTTCCAGGACGCGAAGAACGCGGCGCTGCGGGAGGCGGTGGAGCAGGTGGTGGGGGTGCTGGTCTCCTCGACGACGCTGACGGCGAACAACCAGCTCATCAGCGACAGGATCCTCTCTCGGAGCGACGGCTACGTGCGCAAGTACGACGTCCTGGAGAAGCAGGAGGACAAGGGCGTGGTGAGGGTCAAGGTCCGCGCGCAGGTGGGGACCGCCCAGCTCGACAGGGATCTGCAGGCGGTCAGGGCGCTCATCGATCGGCTGGCGGGTGGGCGTCTGCTCATCGTGCTGCAGGAGCAGTCGGCGGGCCCCGACAAGGTGATTACCCAGACCAACGTCCTGTCGCAGATCCTGGCGGAGACCTTCCAGAAGGATGGGTGGCGCATCATCGACCCGGCATTCGCGGCTGGGAAGCTCGAGGTGTCCTCGGGAGTCTCGCTGCTCACTCCGGAGAAGAAGGTCATCCAGGATCTGCGGAGCGCGGACTACATCATCACGGGTACGGTGACGATGCGTCACGAGCCGCCGAACGCCGCGTTTCCGCTCTCCGGGTACTACCCGGTGACGGGTGAGTTCGAGCTGAAGGTGTTCGCCACGGACTCAGGGACGCAGATCGCGCACCTGAGCGACGGCTTCAACAGCCAGGGCGTGTCGGTGAGCGTGTCCTACGAGCGGACGGCGCACAGCATCGCGAAGACGCGGGGCCAGAAGATCGTCGACGAGGTGCGCAAGGCGGTCGTGAATCATCTCTCGAGCTCGGAGCAGAACGGCAAGGCCGTGGTGGTGACGGTGCTGGGGCTGGCGGACTACGCCTCGGTGGGCGAGTTCAAGAAGCTGCTCGCGCAGGCGGTGACCGGCTTGAGGGACGTGAAGCAGGGGGACTTCGTCAAGGGCAAGGCCACCTTCGACGCGTTCTTCGTGGGCACCACGGATGACTTCGCCGAGGCCCTGAGCAAGAAGACCTACAAGGGCAAGAAGGTGAGCGTGACGGGTGTGACGGGCAACACGGTCGAAATCACCCTGGCGAAGTGA
- a CDS encoding LPP20 family lipoprotein, translating to MKCSLWMLALVVPFAAVAQGKDAKPTAPAAAAAKPEAGVNWEGQILRATGAGAPDMKASNPAQARLGAERAAKMDAFRNLLEQARGVQISAGRTVGDAMGSEEIRGRVEGVIRGFKVVNKRYYSDSGVELDVEVPLSALMSALPSAPDAAIAVNTQGAKKYTGLVVDARGLGAKPVLAPRLLDSAGKAIYGAEALSAEARKSAAVAAWYKSLEDAQKSALVGEKPLVVKAAQLQGTDLVLAEDALKKLAEANASFLAEGRVAIVTQ from the coding sequence GTGAAGTGCTCGTTGTGGATGCTGGCCCTGGTCGTGCCGTTCGCGGCCGTCGCCCAGGGCAAGGATGCGAAGCCCACTGCCCCCGCGGCCGCCGCGGCGAAGCCCGAGGCAGGGGTGAACTGGGAGGGGCAGATCCTCCGGGCCACGGGGGCGGGGGCGCCCGACATGAAGGCCTCCAACCCGGCCCAGGCGCGGCTGGGCGCCGAGCGCGCGGCGAAGATGGACGCGTTCCGCAACCTGCTGGAGCAGGCCCGAGGCGTGCAGATCAGCGCGGGCCGCACGGTGGGTGATGCGATGGGCAGCGAGGAGATCCGGGGCCGCGTCGAGGGAGTCATCCGCGGCTTCAAGGTGGTCAACAAGCGCTACTACTCGGACAGCGGCGTGGAGCTGGACGTGGAGGTGCCGCTGTCGGCGCTCATGTCCGCGCTGCCGTCGGCGCCGGACGCGGCGATCGCGGTGAACACGCAGGGCGCGAAGAAGTACACGGGGCTGGTGGTGGACGCGCGCGGGCTGGGCGCGAAGCCGGTGCTGGCGCCGAGGCTGCTGGACTCGGCGGGCAAGGCCATCTACGGCGCGGAGGCCCTCTCGGCGGAGGCGCGGAAGTCGGCGGCGGTGGCGGCCTGGTACAAGAGCCTGGAGGACGCGCAGAAGAGCGCGCTGGTGGGCGAGAAGCCCCTGGTGGTGAAGGCGGCGCAGCTGCAGGGTACGGATCTGGTGCTGGCCGAGGATGCGCTGAAGAAGCTGGCGGAAGCGAACGCGTCGTTCCTGGCCGAGGGCCGGGTGGCCATCGTCACGCAGTAG
- a CDS encoding PilZ domain-containing protein — MSEQRKAKRAPIDIYLNKYMGGVPYLTRASDISQEGLSLAQLIEPQHNARRVGLQFQLPGSEEVIYAEGEVVREWAELDRARHERSGVRFTLLTERHRRMIDAYVSKSASGN, encoded by the coding sequence ATGAGCGAGCAGCGCAAGGCGAAGCGGGCACCCATCGACATCTATCTGAACAAGTACATGGGCGGAGTGCCCTATCTGACCCGCGCCTCCGACATCAGCCAGGAGGGCCTCAGCCTCGCGCAGCTCATCGAGCCGCAGCACAACGCGCGGCGGGTGGGCCTGCAGTTCCAGCTCCCGGGCTCGGAAGAGGTCATCTACGCGGAGGGCGAGGTGGTGCGCGAGTGGGCCGAGCTGGATCGTGCTCGCCACGAGCGCTCCGGTGTGCGCTTCACGCTGCTCACCGAGCGGCACCGCCGGATGATCGACGCGTACGTCAGCAAGTCCGCTAGCGGCAACTGA
- a CDS encoding FKBP-type peptidyl-prolyl cis-trans isomerase, giving the protein MRKTLLSALVIGLMASTANAQGKAKTPPPAAPPPASAPVQLQSDDEKTIYALGYSFGKSLSPFSLSPAELEILKKGLSDSVVGTAAAVDVDQYSQRMQGLARGRQAKANEAYLEKAAQEKGAERLPSGIIYKELKAGSGPNPKPKDTVGVHYRGTLITGEEFDSSFRRNQVAEFPLNGVISCWTDGVQKMKVGGKAKLVCPARTAYGERPPPGSKIPPNAVLEFEVELVSIPGDTSKR; this is encoded by the coding sequence ATGCGAAAGACGTTGTTGTCGGCGTTGGTGATCGGCCTCATGGCCTCCACGGCGAATGCCCAGGGCAAGGCCAAGACTCCGCCCCCCGCGGCGCCGCCCCCCGCGTCGGCTCCCGTCCAGCTCCAGTCGGATGACGAGAAGACCATCTACGCGCTCGGCTACTCGTTCGGAAAGAGCCTCTCTCCCTTCAGCCTGAGCCCCGCCGAGCTGGAGATCCTCAAGAAGGGCCTCTCGGACTCCGTCGTCGGCACGGCCGCCGCCGTGGACGTCGACCAGTATTCCCAGCGCATGCAGGGGCTGGCCCGCGGACGGCAGGCCAAGGCCAACGAGGCCTACCTGGAGAAGGCGGCCCAGGAGAAAGGCGCCGAGCGGCTCCCCTCGGGCATCATCTACAAGGAGCTCAAGGCCGGCTCCGGCCCCAACCCCAAGCCCAAGGACACCGTGGGCGTCCACTACCGCGGCACCCTCATCACCGGTGAGGAGTTCGACAGCTCCTTCCGCCGCAACCAGGTCGCCGAGTTCCCCCTCAACGGCGTCATCTCCTGCTGGACCGACGGCGTCCAGAAGATGAAGGTCGGCGGCAAGGCGAAGCTCGTGTGCCCCGCCAGGACGGCCTACGGCGAGCGCCCGCCCCCGGGCTCGAAGATCCCACCCAACGCCGTGCTGGAGTTCGAGGTGGAGCTGGTGAGCATCCCCGGCGACACCTCCAAGCGGTAG
- a CDS encoding WD40/YVTN/BNR-like repeat-containing protein — protein MHKRILVGAIAGIGISAALLPTGVSAYRRWRDATHRMQLSDFVQTGDKESPYVLTPRASAALVENEAEGAEEEVSDDALLRKMANRNYYGEKSPDSADQLARIARREAQRWSDLMPKNQAIDPRAKDAAPLSVLQTPGKQWVNLGPTDARFQFNGTEYLQVDSGRTTGILVHPGNANIAYTSTSGGGIWKTFTFQEKNPVWYPITETIGNLAIGAIAMDPNDPETIYAGLGDFTDSPSGHMIKSTNGGVTWSEPVRLEGVYPETSGGSEGKATSVRAIAVDPANSDIVLAGSDWGMFRSVDGGKTWTLVDMANAGSQGQESVWTIVHAGTINGVSRWVASGESGAGDIWTSSDAGVTWESRAAAGALPATNVTRIDMGGGTPAADGTTVIYAQVAAADGSSGAGIWRSTDSGATFVNVTGTLRNPTLSTNCRSQNVQTGQAWYDQTVGVDPGNNNNVLIGGSLCAIRTVNGTAATPVWELVAHWLPSGNNGQTADGRLPYVHADYHEMKIVRLSPSSYMAIAGTDGGLFVSRNVFTTAAVIDRNIRWDYPNRGIVSHLFYNIASGDEHTGSPFLVYGGLQDNGTRFRDSPQFPTSFNQIIGGDGFGSAASEVPGDRVYWGSVYNVSIRVCDPDAYDCNRGESWFVYGPTNDYPTLPCSGDSTAGQFYTRVQPIRTATAATGPAVLTVTDKGVWRYVTDPFYSTNSWELLGNPSGPLDSGACSSGTHRNMYPSTVWDGLIGVATSGGRFRVTSNCTLTTPSNECTWTRSNLLSVDLDNSGSITNEEIILSTSSIDFPPGATGKPLGDVYVVASVAEITNAGTPVPDAMGHVFITQDRGQTWQPLKGNGTSDLPNLPVDVIRYDPSDTTNQTIYVGNYIGVYRTTDGGQTWHRFGAGMPMVWVRDLFVSRTGAFVRAATFGRGLWEIYPSATADKGVNGNGDWDRNLQIDFQDILATSSRLGSSPATTEVPFYEWNQDLTGQVNGIDDADLAAVLQRFGGRP, from the coding sequence GTGCATAAACGAATCCTCGTAGGAGCCATCGCTGGTATTGGCATCTCCGCAGCCCTGCTTCCCACGGGCGTGAGTGCCTACCGGCGGTGGCGTGACGCCACCCACCGCATGCAGCTCTCCGACTTCGTCCAGACGGGCGACAAGGAGAGCCCCTATGTGCTCACTCCTCGCGCTTCCGCGGCGCTGGTGGAGAACGAGGCCGAGGGCGCCGAGGAGGAAGTCTCGGACGACGCGCTGCTGCGCAAGATGGCCAACCGCAACTATTACGGCGAGAAGTCGCCGGACTCCGCGGATCAGCTGGCGCGCATCGCGCGGCGTGAGGCGCAGCGCTGGTCGGACCTGATGCCGAAGAACCAGGCCATCGATCCGCGGGCGAAGGACGCCGCGCCGCTCTCCGTGCTGCAGACGCCGGGCAAGCAGTGGGTCAACCTGGGCCCCACCGACGCGCGCTTCCAGTTCAACGGCACCGAGTACCTGCAGGTGGACTCGGGCCGCACCACGGGCATCCTGGTGCACCCGGGCAACGCGAACATCGCCTACACCTCCACGTCCGGCGGCGGCATCTGGAAGACGTTCACCTTCCAGGAGAAGAACCCCGTCTGGTACCCCATCACCGAGACGATCGGGAACCTGGCCATCGGCGCCATCGCCATGGACCCGAACGACCCGGAGACGATCTACGCCGGCCTGGGAGACTTCACCGACTCGCCCAGCGGGCACATGATCAAGAGCACCAACGGGGGCGTCACCTGGTCGGAGCCGGTGCGGCTGGAAGGTGTCTACCCCGAGACCAGCGGCGGCAGCGAGGGCAAGGCCACGAGCGTGCGGGCCATCGCGGTGGATCCCGCCAACTCCGACATCGTCCTGGCCGGCTCGGACTGGGGCATGTTCCGCTCGGTGGACGGCGGCAAGACGTGGACGCTGGTGGACATGGCCAACGCCGGTTCCCAGGGGCAGGAGAGCGTCTGGACGATCGTCCACGCCGGCACCATCAACGGCGTGAGCCGCTGGGTGGCCAGCGGTGAGTCCGGCGCGGGCGACATCTGGACCTCCAGCGACGCGGGCGTCACCTGGGAGTCGCGCGCGGCGGCTGGCGCGCTGCCCGCCACCAACGTGACGCGCATCGACATGGGCGGCGGCACCCCCGCCGCGGACGGCACCACCGTCATCTACGCCCAGGTGGCCGCCGCCGACGGCTCGAGCGGCGCGGGCATCTGGCGCTCCACGGACTCGGGCGCCACGTTCGTGAACGTCACGGGCACGCTGCGCAACCCCACGCTCAGCACCAACTGCCGCAGCCAGAACGTGCAGACCGGCCAGGCCTGGTACGACCAGACGGTCGGCGTGGATCCGGGCAACAACAACAACGTCCTCATCGGCGGCTCGCTGTGCGCGATCCGCACGGTGAACGGCACGGCGGCCACCCCCGTGTGGGAGCTGGTGGCGCACTGGCTGCCCTCCGGCAACAACGGCCAGACGGCGGATGGGCGCCTGCCGTACGTGCACGCCGACTACCACGAGATGAAGATCGTGCGCCTGTCGCCCAGCAGCTACATGGCCATCGCGGGCACGGACGGCGGCCTCTTCGTGTCGCGCAACGTCTTCACGACGGCGGCGGTGATCGACCGCAACATCCGCTGGGACTACCCCAACCGCGGCATCGTCTCGCACCTGTTCTACAACATCGCCTCGGGCGACGAGCACACGGGCAGCCCGTTCCTGGTCTACGGCGGCCTGCAGGACAACGGCACGCGCTTCCGTGACAGCCCGCAGTTCCCCACCTCGTTCAACCAGATCATCGGCGGTGACGGCTTCGGCTCCGCGGCCTCCGAGGTTCCGGGCGATCGCGTGTACTGGGGCTCGGTCTACAACGTGTCGATCCGCGTGTGCGACCCCGACGCGTACGACTGCAACCGCGGCGAGAGCTGGTTCGTCTACGGCCCCACGAACGACTACCCGACGCTGCCCTGCTCGGGCGACAGCACGGCGGGTCAGTTCTACACGCGCGTGCAGCCGATTCGCACCGCGACGGCGGCCACCGGTCCCGCGGTCCTCACCGTCACCGACAAGGGCGTGTGGCGCTACGTGACGGACCCGTTCTACTCCACCAACTCGTGGGAGCTGCTCGGCAACCCGTCGGGGCCGCTGGACAGCGGCGCGTGCTCCTCTGGCACCCACCGCAACATGTACCCGTCCACCGTGTGGGACGGCCTGATCGGCGTGGCCACCAGCGGCGGCCGCTTCCGCGTGACGAGCAACTGCACGCTGACGACGCCCAGCAACGAGTGCACCTGGACGCGCAGCAACCTGCTCTCGGTCGACCTGGACAACAGCGGCTCGATCACCAACGAGGAGATCATCCTCAGCACCTCCAGCATCGACTTCCCGCCGGGCGCCACCGGCAAGCCGCTGGGGGATGTCTACGTCGTGGCGAGCGTGGCGGAGATCACCAACGCCGGCACGCCGGTTCCGGACGCGATGGGCCACGTGTTCATCACCCAGGACCGCGGCCAGACGTGGCAGCCGCTCAAGGGCAACGGCACCAGCGATCTGCCGAACCTGCCCGTGGACGTCATCCGCTACGATCCGAGCGACACGACGAACCAGACGATCTACGTGGGTAACTACATCGGCGTGTACCGCACCACGGACGGTGGCCAGACGTGGCACCGCTTCGGCGCGGGCATGCCGATGGTGTGGGTGAGGGACCTGTTCGTCAGCCGGACGGGCGCCTTCGTCCGCGCGGCCACCTTCGGCCGCGGCCTGTGGGAGATCTACCCGTCCGCCACGGCCGACAAGGGCGTGAACGGCAACGGCGACTGGGACCGCAACCTCCAGATCGACTTCCAGGACATCCTGGCGACCTCCAGCCGCCTGGGGAGCTCGCCCGCCACCACCGAGGTTCCGTTCTACGAGTGGAACCAGGACCTGACGGGGCAGGTGAACGGTATCGATGACGCCGATCTCGCGGCGGTGCTGCAGCGCTTCGGAGGTCGGCCGTGA
- a CDS encoding cold-shock protein, with translation MATGTVKWFNDAKGFGFITQDGGGEDVFCHHTAINMDGFRTLQEGQKVSFEVTRGPKGLQAQNVRAA, from the coding sequence ATGGCTACTGGTACCGTGAAGTGGTTCAACGATGCGAAGGGCTTTGGCTTCATCACGCAGGACGGGGGTGGCGAGGACGTGTTCTGCCACCACACCGCCATCAACATGGATGGCTTCCGCACCCTGCAGGAGGGGCAGAAGGTGTCCTTCGAGGTGACCCGCGGCCCCAAGGGCCTGCAGGCCCAGAACGTGCGCGCCGCGTAG
- a CDS encoding M2 family metallopeptidase, with translation MIRHHSLLSTLRAACAAALLSALPAAAQGQGPAIPSNQGKATAEEARKFAERVNADLKRLLVRQATAEWIKSTYITDDTEQNAAWINEEVLGYMNQAIKDSRRFDGLKLDPATARTLHLLRVNAPLAAPSDPQKRAELTGLAAKLEGAYGKGKYCKKDKAGKESCRDLGELEDVMSTSRNYDELLDAWSGWHSISPPMRPLYERFVALGNEGAKEIGFANSGDLWKSAYDMPPDAFEKEVQRLWGQVKPLYDDLHCYVRGRLSKKYGADKVPAGKPIPAHLLGNMWAQEWNNIYPLVEPYPGQASLDVTASIKKQAYDPIKLVKTGEGFFTSLGLKPLPESFWKNSMFTKPRDRDVVCHASAWDVTFNNDLRIKMCIKPTEEDLVTIHHELGHNYYFTYYYTLPVLFQSGANDGFHEAIGDAITLSITPGYLKQIGLLKDVPKNEKNLINLQLKDALEKVAFLPFGLVIDQWRWDIFAGKTSPADYNKSWWALREKYQGITAPVSRTEESFDAGAKYHVPANVPYTRYFLARVLQFQFHKSMCEAAGFKGPLHECSVYGNKEAGKRLQAMLEMGASKPWQDAMAAMTGQRQMDATPLIEYFAPLRQWLQEQNKGQTCGW, from the coding sequence ATGATTCGACACCACTCCCTGCTGTCCACACTGCGTGCGGCCTGCGCGGCCGCCTTGCTGTCCGCTCTGCCTGCGGCGGCTCAGGGGCAAGGCCCCGCGATCCCCTCCAACCAGGGCAAGGCCACCGCCGAGGAGGCCCGGAAGTTCGCGGAGCGCGTCAACGCGGACCTCAAGCGGCTCCTGGTGAGGCAGGCCACCGCCGAGTGGATCAAGTCCACGTACATCACCGACGACACCGAGCAGAACGCGGCGTGGATCAACGAGGAAGTCCTCGGCTACATGAACCAGGCCATCAAGGACTCCCGCCGCTTCGACGGCCTGAAGCTGGACCCGGCCACCGCGCGTACCCTGCACCTGCTGCGCGTCAACGCCCCGCTGGCCGCGCCCTCGGATCCGCAGAAGCGCGCCGAGCTGACGGGCCTCGCCGCCAAGCTCGAGGGCGCCTACGGCAAGGGCAAGTACTGCAAGAAGGACAAGGCCGGAAAGGAGTCCTGCCGCGATCTGGGCGAGCTCGAGGACGTGATGTCCACCAGCCGCAACTACGACGAGCTGCTCGACGCGTGGTCCGGCTGGCACAGCATCTCCCCGCCCATGCGCCCGCTCTACGAGCGCTTCGTGGCGCTGGGCAACGAGGGCGCCAAGGAGATCGGCTTCGCCAACTCGGGTGACCTCTGGAAGTCTGCCTATGACATGCCGCCCGACGCCTTCGAGAAGGAAGTCCAGCGGCTGTGGGGCCAGGTCAAGCCGCTGTACGACGATCTCCACTGCTACGTGCGCGGCCGGCTCTCCAAGAAGTACGGCGCGGACAAGGTGCCTGCCGGCAAGCCCATCCCGGCGCACCTGCTGGGCAACATGTGGGCCCAGGAGTGGAACAACATCTATCCGCTCGTGGAGCCGTACCCCGGCCAGGCCAGCCTGGACGTGACGGCCTCCATCAAGAAGCAGGCCTACGATCCCATCAAGCTGGTGAAGACGGGCGAGGGCTTCTTCACCTCGCTGGGGCTCAAGCCGCTGCCGGAGAGCTTCTGGAAGAACTCCATGTTCACCAAGCCGCGCGACCGGGACGTGGTCTGCCACGCCAGCGCGTGGGACGTGACGTTCAACAACGATCTGCGCATCAAGATGTGCATCAAGCCCACCGAGGAGGATCTCGTCACCATCCACCACGAGCTGGGGCACAACTACTACTTCACCTACTACTACACGCTCCCGGTGCTCTTTCAGTCGGGCGCCAATGACGGCTTCCACGAGGCCATCGGCGACGCCATCACCCTGTCCATCACCCCGGGCTATCTCAAGCAGATCGGCCTGCTGAAGGACGTGCCGAAGAACGAGAAGAACCTCATCAACCTCCAGCTGAAGGACGCGCTGGAGAAGGTGGCCTTCCTGCCCTTCGGCCTGGTCATCGATCAGTGGCGCTGGGACATCTTCGCGGGCAAGACGTCGCCGGCCGACTACAACAAGTCCTGGTGGGCGCTGCGCGAGAAGTACCAGGGCATCACCGCGCCGGTGAGCCGCACCGAGGAGAGCTTCGACGCGGGCGCCAAGTACCACGTGCCGGCCAACGTCCCGTACACGCGCTACTTCCTGGCGCGCGTCCTCCAGTTCCAGTTCCACAAGTCCATGTGCGAGGCGGCCGGCTTCAAGGGCCCGCTCCACGAGTGCTCCGTGTATGGGAACAAGGAGGCGGGCAAGCGGCTCCAGGCCATGCTGGAGATGGGGGCCAGCAAGCCCTGGCAGGACGCCATGGCCGCCATGACGGGCCAGCGCCAGATGGATGCCACCCCGCTCATCGAGTATTTCGCCCCGCTCCGCCAGTGGCTGCAGGAGCAGAACAAGGGACAGACGTGTGGTTGGTAG